The Candidatus Bathyarchaeia archaeon genome segment GCTGACGATAACCCTGCCCTTCTCCTTCAGTATCCTCCCAGCCATTTCGACGAGGTCTTCGAGGGATTTACCCTCGGCGAGAATGATCTCTGGAAAACCCTTCCTAAGATCCCTACCCAAGTCTATTTTAGCCCAGTTCCCCACCTCCTCGATGGTGAGAACCTTAATGAGCTCCTCAGCCTTCTGCACGCTTATCTCCCCTCTAGCCAGCTTTTCTAGGACCTCTCTCAAACCCCTAAACCTCCCTTAGGATTGAGGCGCAAGGAATATCTTTCCGTCTAGCTTTATATTTACCGGTTACGGGGTTTAAGAATGCCCACTGGCTCGTTAACGGTAATCGACTGTCAAGCCTCAGGGATCTCAGGGGATATGTTTCTAAGCGCCTTGCTGGACCTCGGAGCTGACGTGAAAAAAATTAACGCGGCTGTGGAACGCATCGGCAGTCAACTGGAGGAGTGTGGACCCTTAGAGATGCATGTTCAAGACGTCGTTAGATGCGGGTTTCACGCGAAGGCTGTGGAGTTTAAGGCGAGTGGAAACCTGAAGATGACGGGACTCGAAGCGTTAAAAACCGTTAAGAAACTAGTCAAAACCTTAGAGGTCTCCCAGGCCGCTGAGCGCTTCGCCTACAACGCGGTGAAAACTCTGTTGGAAGCTGAGGCTAAGGTTCATGGAAGAAGCTTTGAGGAAATCCATTTACATGAAGCGGGAGAAGTTGACATGCTGGCAGAGGTTCTCGGCTCAGCGGCAGCATTGGATGACCTGGAAATGTTCGACTCCAAGTTTTACTCAACCCCAGTCGCGGTTGGCGGAGGCTTGTTCACCTTTTCCCACGGAACCCTAACCAGCCCAGCCCCAGCCACCTTGGAGATCCTCCGATCAAAAAAGTTTCCTCTAGCCGGGGGACCGGTTGAGGTTGAGCTGACAACGCCCACAGGCGCCTCCCTCCTCGTAAACCTAGTGGAGGAGACCTCACGGTTCTATCCGCCGCTCATACCCGTTAAAGCCGGCTATGGCGCCGGCGCCAGGGAAATTCCAGGGCTGGTGAACGTATTAAGGGTGGTTGAGGGGGAGCCCCTAGACTACGGGCTTTCCAGCGACGAAGTCGCCGTCTTGGAAACGAACGTCGACGACATCTCAGGGGAGGTTCTCGGCTACACGCTGGAAAGACTGCTGCGCGAAGGCGCTAAGGACGTATGCCTCATACCAGTCTACTCCAAGAAGAATAGGCCAGGCAACCTGATCCGAGTCGTCGCGGATAAACTTGACGTGGAGAGGCTTTCAACCTTGTTGATGAGGGAAACAGGCAGCCTAGGCGCCCGGCTAACCCTCTGCAGCAGACACGTGTTAACTCGAGGTACGGTGAGGTTGAACGTGGACGTGAACGGTGTTAAAGACGTGGTGAAGGTGAAGGTGGCGAGAAACCGACACGGCCGAATAGTGAAGGTAAAACCTGAATATGAGGACGTGAAGAAATTGGCCAAGAAAACTGGCAAACCCCTCAGAGAAATAATGAGCATAACTGAAAATGAGGCCTGGAAAATGCTCAAAGAACATTAAACAACCCCCCAATCTTAAAGAATAGATTAAACTAAGCAACCTTAAAGACAACGGTATCCATCCATAAAGATAAACCAATAATGTTGAAACCTCTCGCGGAGATCAATGTTGAAACCTCTCGCGGAGATCACCCCCTCCATATCCTCTTTACACTAGTCGCTTAGCAAGTAAACCCTTCATCCTCTGTGAATCAAGAATTCATAAGGTTGCGGAAAACGAGGTTGAGCCTACTTCAAGCGGAAGGTTGAGGAAACACATGCCTGAACGTGAAAAGTTTTTAAGGCCATACGTCTCCTCGAGGTGTTCATGAGAGAGATTCCTCTGGAAGGATCCGTTAGGCTGATCTCTCCACGGCTCACCGTGTTAGTTAACACCCTGGACGAGAAGGGCGAGTTAAACGCCTCCCCGTATTCTTGGGTGTTTCCCTTAAGCTTTAATCCTCCAATAATCGGCGTGGCGATAGGCGGGAAACATAAACATACTTATGTTAACGCGAAGAGGAGCGGAGAGTTTGTTTTATGCGTGGTTTCCGAGGACTTTGGCCAGCAAGCCGTTAATTGCGAGGAGCCTCATGAACCCGGTGAGAGGCTCTGGGCCAAGCATGGTTTGCACACAGCAAGCTCCGTTAAGGTATCTGTGCCTAGAATAGCTGAGTCGAGGGCGGTTTTAGAGTGCGCGGTTGAAGGGTTTTTAGAGCCGCCGGGGGACCACGTTATCCTCCTCGGCAGGGTCCTCCACGCCGAGGCCGTGGATGGAGGACTTGACGCCGTGAGGCCTCTCCTCCACGATTTAGGTGAAAAATTCAGGGCCATCGGAACTGAGATCGCCTTGAAAAGGAGGAGGTAAAGTAGCGTTATAAAGCGAGGCGAGATGAAAGAGGTTTGCGTAAAGGTTTAAAGCATGAAGGCGCAGGTTTAAGCCTATCGTTTAAATAGGAAGGTGGCGAAGCTGTGACCTTAACCGAGATCAGATGGCATGGGCGGGCTGGTCAAGGCGTGATCACCGTGAGTAGGTTGCTGGCTCATTCCGCGATCAGCGAGGGGAAGCATGCTCAAGCCTTTCCGGAGTTTGGGCCTGAGAGGATAGGAGCTCCCATCGCAGGGTTTACCAGAATATCCGAGGAACCCATCCGAATCCACAGCCGAATCTACGAACCGGACATCGTGGTGGTTTTAGACCCCACCGTGTTGAAGATGGTCAACACGACGGAGGGGCTTAAACCAGGCGGAGAATACTTGGTGAACGTGAACCCAGCGGAAAAGTTTAAGGTGGCTGTTCCAAAGGCTAGAACCTTCACGATTGACGCCACTAGGATAAGCCTAGACGTCTTAGGGAACGCTAGGGCCTTGAACACGATCATGCTGGGCGCATTGATCAAAGCGTCTAAGCTTGTTTCAATGGAATCCATAGTCAACTCGTTGAAGGAGCGGTTCTCAGGGCCGATTCTCGAGAAAAACCTCATTTTAGCGCGGAGGGGCTTTGAAGAAGTGGAGGAGCTACAGTAGATGAGTGGGTTGAAGAGTTGGAGGGAAATCCCCATAGGCGGGTATATCCTTGAAGGTAGAACGGCTAGGGAATATAAGACAGGGGACTGGCGGGTTTTTAAACCAGTTGTCGATAAGGAGAAGTGCATCGGCTGCCTCATATGCTGGATCTACTGTCCGGAGCCGGCGATTTTTAGGGTCGAGCCAAAGGTGGAGGTTGACTACGAGTACTGTAAGGGATGCGGTATATGCGCTGAGGAGTGTCCTGTGAAAGCCATCCGCATGGTGGAGGAGTGAGATTGTGGCGAAAACCATCGGTCTAAGCGGGGATCAAGCCGCCGCGTACGCTGCGAAGCAATGCGACGTCGACGTGGTGGCGGCGTACCCGATCACGCCTCAAACGATCATCGTTGAAGAGTACAGCAACTACGTGGCGGACGGAGAGGTGGATACCGAGTTCATATGCGTAGAGTCTGAGCATTCAGCTATGTCCGCCTGCATAGGGGCCAGCTTAACCGGCGCCAGGGTGTTCACAGCCACAGCCAGCCAGGGGCTGGCCTTAATGCATGAAATGCTCTACATCGCATCAGGGCTGAGATGCCCCATCGTGATGTGCGTCGCCAATAGGGCTCTCTCCGCGCCTCTAAACATACATTGCGACCACTCGGACATGATGGGCTCTCGGGACTGTGGCTGGATACAGGTGTTTGTGGAAAACGCTCAAGAAGTCTACGACTGGGTGATTCAATCTTTCAGGATCGCTGAGGATGAAGATGTATTATTACCCGTTGCCGTCAACCTCGACGGCTTCACGTTAAGCCACGCCCTAGAGGATTTCATAGCCCTAGAAGACGCTGAGGTTAGAGACTTCGTAGGGGTGAGAAAGCCCAAACATTGGTTGGCTCCTGGGAAAGCCATCACCGTGGGCGCGGCTGTGCTGCCGGATTATTACATGGAGATCAAACATCAACAGGAGGACGCGTTACAGCGATCTATAACGAAGATCGGGAAGGTTAACGAGTTGTTCGAGAAAGTTTCAGGCAGAAGGTATAAGGCTGTGGACACCTACGGGTTGGATGACGCTGAGGCCGCGGTGGTTTGCCTGGGAAGCACAGCTGGGACGGCGAAGGTGGTCTCCGACGCGCTGCGGGAAAAGGGTTATAATGTTGGGGTTGTGAAACCTTGGGTTTATAGGCCGTTCCCAGTTGAAGAGTTCCTCGACTCTGTCAAGAATGTGAAATCTTTGGCGGTGCTGGAAAGGACGATCAGCTTCGGGGCTCCTAATGAACCCCTGTTTAACGATGTTCTAGCCACGCTCTATAAAGCCGGCCGTCAACTGAAGATTTTCAACGCGGTTTACGGCCTAGGGGGAAGGGATATCTCACCCCACGAAATGGAAACCCTGATGATGGAAGCGTATAGAAACGTTGAAGTCGAAGAGATCGATAAGAGGGTAAGGTTCATCGGGGTAAGGGGATAGCCATGGTCACGTTAAAAGAGCTAAGCGTAGAGGAGCTGTTCGGCCCAGGGCATAGGATGTGCGCTGGATGCGGCCCAGCCATAACGGCTAGGATGATGACCAAGGCCTTCCGAGGCCCAACCGTAATCTCTCAAGTCACCGGTTGCCTAGAGATCTCCCCCACCATCTATCCCCACACATCTTGGGATATACCATGGGTTCACACAGCCTTCGAAAACGCAGCTGCTACAGCCAGCGGAATAGAAGCCGGATACAAGGCGTTAAGGAGGAAAGGTCTCATCAAGGAGCATGTTGACGTGATCGCGGTGGGCGGAGACGGGGGAACATTCGACATCGGCATCCAAGCCCTCTCAGGCGCTTTGGAAAGAGGACACGACATGGTCTACCTATGCTACGACAACGAGGCTTATATGAATTGTCTGCCCGGGGACACCTTGGTGATGACGGAGAACGGTGCAAAAAGGATCGATGAGATCCAGCTGGGCGAAAGATTGTACACCTTCGACAAGGATTCGAAGAGGCTGGCCGTGAGCAGGTGTTCAGGCGTCTTCGATAACGGCGTTAGACCTGTTTACGAGGTCGTAACCCTACATCACCTCATTAGATCTACACCCAACCATCCATACCTTGTCGTAAAGAGGCATGGGAGGGGAAGAGCTCGAGAGCTAAAATGGAGGTCATTGTCTGAACTCGGGGTTGGAGACGAGATAGTGGTTTTGAAAAGGCTGAGCCAAGGTGACGCCTTCAAATTCAACTTCTCCCCTGTGACGAGAAACCAATACAAAGTTCACAGGCTGAATGAGGTCAAGGTGCCAAAGCAGTCTAGTCCTGAGCTTCTTGAGTACCTAGGCCTCTACGTCGGGGACGGATGGGTAAGGCCTCAAAGAGGAGAGGTGGGGTTCGCGGTGCCTGAAGGGTCGACTAGAAAGAGGTTGCTGGAGCTTCACACTCAACTGTTCGGTGGGGACGCGGTTGGACGGTTAGAAGAATACTATGTGCACTTTAACTCCGTAAATCTGGCGAGGTTTATTCACTCACTGGGTTTCGGAAGAGGCGCGAAGAACAAGACGATCCCATCATGGGTGTTCACACTTCCGGAGAAGGAGAAAGAGGCCTTTGTGGAAGGCTTGCTGCTCTCAGACGGTTACAAATATGGCAAAAGCTACAGGTATGTTTCAAGCAGCCCTGACCTTCTTAGAAGGCTGAGGCTACTCCTTCAGACTATGAACTACCGGGTTGGAAAGATCAGCTGGCAGACGGTGAAAAAGGGTAAAAAGTTTCCGCGCAGGACTCTGCTAAACGATACCAGATACGGGGTTCTCTGCTTCAGCAGAAAGAGGGCTTGGAACCTTGAGAAGTATTGGAATCAGTATCGATACCAAGATCCTCTTATCGAAACCGACAACTTCACCATAGAGGCTGTACGGCAAGTAGAGTATGTAGGGGATTTGAGAACTTACGATCTAAGGGTTGAAAAAGACCATAACTTCATCGCGGAAGGGGTAGTCGTCCATAACACTGGAATACAGAGGTCGGGCGCCACTCCCCACGGGGCTTCGACGACGACGAGTCCGGCTGGGAGGAAGATTCCTGGGAAGCCGGAGTGGAAGAAGGATTTGGCGGGGATATGCATCGCGCATGGAATTCCGTACGTGGCTACGGCGACGATCGCATACTGGAATGACTTTTTGACGAAGATGAGGAAGGCCATTGAGGTGGAGGGGCCGGCGGTTGTTCACGTGTTGGCTCCCTGTCCACTGGGGTGGCGTTCTGAGCCTAAGGATACGATTAAGCTATCTCGGCTGGCGGTTCAGACGAGATACTTCCCACTTTACGAGTATGAGAACGGCCAGTACAGGTTAAACATTAAGGTTTCGAAGCCTCAGCCATTGGAGGAGTTTCTGAAGATGCAGGGTAGGTTTAGGCATCTGTTCAAGCCTGAGTTTAGGAAGGAGATTGAGGAGTTGCAGCGGTTCGTAGAGTTGAACTATGAGCGTGTAGCGAAGCTTTGCGGCGAAGCCTAAACATGAATAAATGACCCGTTGAAACCTTACATACCATATTTTTATTTTTTCAACCATGAGAAAGGGGGTTTAAGGTTAGTGGCGGTGGCTGGGAGAAGTGTGTTGGAGGGGTTGGTCGCGAAGTATCGATGCATCCATCCCTTTGACCCAAAGCTGTTAGATGGGGACGGATACGTGTTAACCGTTAGGGACAGCACATCTCTGCATTACTTGGAGCATAAGAACTTGATTTCCCATGAGATTGTTTTTACGCCACCCGACTACGTGGCCCATTTAACGGCTAAAAGCCGCTATGGGAGAATGGGCCTGTCTTTCCTCAACGCTGCAAAGGTTCACAGCGGATTCGTAGGCAGATTGGCGTTGGAATTGGTTAACCTGAGCAATGAACGTCAACCCATTACGATTAACAAGGGGGACCCTTTAATGCACATCGAGTTCATTCGCAGGGAGGGGAGGCCCTCACCCTACAACGGCGAATACATGTTCCAATACCTGAGCGATGAAGAAACGCGAATGTTCATTAAAATAATTGAAAAACACTTCGCAAATATGTTCGATAAAGCCTACCTCAACCGCATGTGTGAGAACAGGTTGAAGGGGTAGGATGATTGAACCTTACCTCCTTTTCTCCACGCGTTTACGAGCTCCCAGCGCTGTGAAGGCGATTGTGCAGGCTAGGAGGCCGATCACCGTGGCAGCCATGTATAACTCCTCCTTTCCTTCGCCTAGCTGGAAGTATACTAGGTTTCCTTCAGCGTGAGCTAAGTAGGGAACAGTTACGGTAGCGGTGTAGCTTAGCCTTCCATAAAACGATTTGGTCACGTTCTCAGATGTGTAGGTGAGGGTCATGTTCAGCCTCGGCTCAGGCTGGATGGTCCACATGGTCGTCATGTTTTCAACCAAGAATGTTCGACGCCAACCGCTCAATGGTGGTTCGAGGGATTGAAGGTCCAGCACCGTTAAATTCCCTATAATGTTTAGGGTTTTTTCAGGCTCCACCTGCGTCGAGCCGTTCCAAATTCTGGCGTAGGCGGGGTTTGAATATTTTTCTAAAACGGGTTTAATGTATTCTTCGCCGACCCTGTTCACCTCCACGCCGGCGATCTTCACAGGGGTTGAAATGTTAAATGCCTTCCATGAGAGGTCCAGTTTACCCAGCCTTCCCGACTCCTCAGCCATGTTGTAGACCTTAAAGCGCGTCTCCAATGAAATTACGTTCTCCTCCACATTAGCCTCCAAGTGAACTTCGTCGATGTAGATATCCGGGTCACGGGTCTTCAAACAGGCCTCCAATAAATCCTCGACATAACCCTCCTCGACGCTGCTCGAACGTAGAAGCCGAGGTGTCAAAGATGTGAAATTCTGGTAAAACGCCACCGCAAGTATAACTTCCACCCCTTTATCCTTCAGCTGAATCCGAACCTCAAAAGCCTCTAGGAACGTTAATTGAGCTGAGGTCAAAATTGTCGTCAATAGGATCACAGCGCATAGATTTCTGAATTTAACGTTCAACACCACCCCTCCAGTTAATACAGCTCCGACGCTCTTATGGATTGTAGACTCAAATTGAATTGAATGTGGATGTTTAAATGGGTTTCTTCCAAGCACTCTCGAACAGGGAACAGAGTTCCCAATGGAGAATATGAGAGCGTTCTTTAAGCATAGAAGGAAAGCGGGGTGGAAAGAGGCTTGGTAGGTTGGTGGTGAAGTAGGTTAACTTTGAGGACGTCTTATTAACCATTTTGAGGTTTTTTCTGGTTGCGCTGGATTCGTGGAGTATTCGTTCGGTTTAAAAAGTTAAGGGGCCTCCTATACGGTTCGTCTCTATTTCCCTAACGTTATTTCATCACGGCCATGGAGATGGCGTGAAACGACTTCTAGGGGTTTACTCGCTCTTGGCTATATCATAGCCGTATAGAGTCGCTGGAATGAATGGGCACACGCTCCCTCCTGGAAAAATCCATAGGAGAATCCTCAGGAGTTTTCACTTCTTCTTACGCAACCAATTGACTATGAAAGTCCCAAGGTTTTGAGGTGAGTCAATCGTTTAAAGATGATGATGGAGAGGTGGTGGAGGGCTTAAGTTATGGGTTGCTTCACACTTTTATTCGATATGGGGTGTATGGGATGCCTGTGCCCTTGAAGAACTTGGTTGAGAATTCGTAGTAGAGGAGCCTTAGAGCCTGAATCATCACCACCATCAACTCGAGGGTTAAAGCGAACATGTTGAGGAATATGAGGCCTAGACCTATTCCTAGAGCGGGGTTTGAGTGGAGGAGCTCGGCGACGACGAGGGCGAAGGCGGCGTGAGCGATGCAGAACCCGGCGATCCTCGCGTAGGAAAGCATGTTGGCGAAGGAGGATGTGAGGGTTTCGATGACGACGCCGAGGCTCATGGTGGCTCCTTCACCTGACAACATGGGCTTCACGGCTATGCCGATGACGCCGATGATGGGGACGGCGATTGTCCAATGGCGGATGACGGCTAGCTTCAGCTCCGGGAACCCAACGCCGGGGAGGATGTTTATGCCTAGGAAGTGGAAAGCCAACAAAACTATGCCTAGGAATGTGATTAATCCAGCTAAACCCTTCTCACCCAGCAACGCTTCAAGCGTTTCGCCAGCCCTTAGATGGTTTCTTATGCTTAACGTTAATCCGAGGATGATTTGCGCTATCCCGAAGAATACGGCGATCTTGATGAGCCAAATCACGTTGGCCGAGTATTTGACCCAAGCCGGCATAAGGCCCGGCCATAGTGGCTGAATTTCCATCAAGAAGAACTCACCAGCCAGCAACCCGAAGAAAGCCGCGGAGGCTCCGAGGCCGATCATTAATCGGCCAAGCCTCAGGGTGTTTATTCCCATCAAAGGCTTTTTGATGACGTAGGCGAATAGGACGCCTAAGCCTAAGATCGCTAGGCCTTGACCGAAATCGGGGAACATTAACCCGAACATTGTAATCCACAGGATCGTAGATATGACTGTGGGGTCGCTTTCCCTCGGGTCGGGGTAACCGTACTGCCTTGTGAGGGTTTCATAGGCCCTGAACAGCTTCGGGTTCTTCATGATCGTCGGCACTTCCTCTTCAGGCAATGGGGTTTCATAGGAGTAAGCCACGTTTCCGCCTAACTCCCGGTTTAAGCCTTTCAGAAACATGTCCAACTCGTTTATTCGATCCTCTGGAACCCATCCTTGCAGTATGATCATCATCCTACTCCTAAGCAGGTGGGATTGAGCTGTGGCGAGGCCTAAAAGATATTTGATTGACGCTTCTAGTGTTAAGGCTTTCTCCACGTATTCTCGTTTTAAGTTATTCCACTGGTTTTCGAGGCTTTGAATCCTCTGCTCGTTTGTCCGGGACTCATCTTCAACCCATTTCAAGGCCTCGTCTACTTTTTCAGGGGTTTCGTCCGGCAGCTTAAACTCCTTAAACTCCACCGTGGCGAGAAGCTTTTCAACCCATGGTTTAAGCTCCATCAACCCGCTCACGTAGAGGAAGGTGTCCTTAGCTGAGAGGGAAGCCTCCCTAAAAGTGATGTCTTTCCGGGTTTTAAGCCTCAACCTTAGAAGGGGCATAAGATTGGTCTTGGCCACGCCGGCCTTGGTGAAGATATGCTTAAAGTCGCCTAAATCCCCCGGGTTTACTCCTTGAGATTGAAGCGCTTGAAGCGTTGGTTTAATCTCGCTTAAACTCTTCAACCTCTCCCTTATGTCATGAATTTCGTCGACCAAAGCCTTCGCCGCGTTCTCAAGCCTATCAACCTCTGCTCGAACGTTCTCCAAATCCACCTTAGCTATGTCAAGGTCAGAAGGCTTACCCTTCAACTCCTCCAAGGAGATGTTCATCTTTTCCCGGAGAGAGTGAAGTCTCTCCAGCAAGGTTTCATACTCTCTCACCTTCTCAGAAGTCGCTTCCTTGAATCCGGCGAACTCTGTCTCATCAAGCTTTCTAAGGTGGACAACGCCTAAGCGGCCTAAGGAGTGTAAAAGCCTCTCTTCATTTTGACTCAAGGTGATAAGGGTTAGCTTTTTCACCGAAACGATCATAAACTGTTACCCTTTCGCTCACATGTCAAATAAATAATTCTGATGAGTAAATAAATATATTAACATATTCATTCTACTCATTGAGAGTTCTCACTCATTTTGGATATGAGCGTGCTAG includes the following:
- a CDS encoding 4Fe-4S binding protein; the protein is MSGLKSWREIPIGGYILEGRTAREYKTGDWRVFKPVVDKEKCIGCLICWIYCPEPAIFRVEPKVEVDYEYCKGCGICAEECPVKAIRMVEE
- the porA gene encoding pyruvate ferredoxin oxidoreductase produces the protein MAKTIGLSGDQAAAYAAKQCDVDVVAAYPITPQTIIVEEYSNYVADGEVDTEFICVESEHSAMSACIGASLTGARVFTATASQGLALMHEMLYIASGLRCPIVMCVANRALSAPLNIHCDHSDMMGSRDCGWIQVFVENAQEVYDWVIQSFRIAEDEDVLLPVAVNLDGFTLSHALEDFIALEDAEVRDFVGVRKPKHWLAPGKAITVGAAVLPDYYMEIKHQQEDALQRSITKIGKVNELFEKVSGRRYKAVDTYGLDDAEAAVVCLGSTAGTAKVVSDALREKGYNVGVVKPWVYRPFPVEEFLDSVKNVKSLAVLERTISFGAPNEPLFNDVLATLYKAGRQLKIFNAVYGLGGRDISPHEMETLMMEAYRNVEVEEIDKRVRFIGVRG
- a CDS encoding thiamine pyrophosphate-dependent enzyme codes for the protein MTENGAKRIDEIQLGERLYTFDKDSKRLAVSRCSGVFDNGVRPVYEVVTLHHLIRSTPNHPYLVVKRHGRGRARELKWRSLSELGVGDEIVVLKRLSQGDAFKFNFSPVTRNQYKVHRLNEVKVPKQSSPELLEYLGLYVGDGWVRPQRGEVGFAVPEGSTRKRLLELHTQLFGGDAVGRLEEYYVHFNSVNLARFIHSLGFGRGAKNKTIPSWVFTLPEKEKEAFVEGLLLSDGYKYGKSYRYVSSSPDLLRRLRLLLQTMNYRVGKISWQTVKKGKKFPRRTLLNDTRYGVLCFSRKRAWNLEKYWNQYRYQDPLIETDNFTIEAVRQVEYVGDLRTYDLRVEKDHNFIAEGVVVHNTGIQRSGATPHGASTTTSPAGRKIPGKPEWKKDLAGICIAHGIPYVATATIAYWNDFLTKMRKAIEVEGPAVVHVLAPCPLGWRSEPKDTIKLSRLAVQTRYFPLYEYENGQYRLNIKVSKPQPLEEFLKMQGRFRHLFKPEFRKEIEELQRFVELNYERVAKLCGEA
- the larC gene encoding nickel pincer cofactor biosynthesis protein LarC, with amino-acid sequence MPTGSLTVIDCQASGISGDMFLSALLDLGADVKKINAAVERIGSQLEECGPLEMHVQDVVRCGFHAKAVEFKASGNLKMTGLEALKTVKKLVKTLEVSQAAERFAYNAVKTLLEAEAKVHGRSFEEIHLHEAGEVDMLAEVLGSAAALDDLEMFDSKFYSTPVAVGGGLFTFSHGTLTSPAPATLEILRSKKFPLAGGPVEVELTTPTGASLLVNLVEETSRFYPPLIPVKAGYGAGAREIPGLVNVLRVVEGEPLDYGLSSDEVAVLETNVDDISGEVLGYTLERLLREGAKDVCLIPVYSKKNRPGNLIRVVADKLDVERLSTLLMRETGSLGARLTLCSRHVLTRGTVRLNVDVNGVKDVVKVKVARNRHGRIVKVKPEYEDVKKLAKKTGKPLREIMSITENEAWKMLKEH
- a CDS encoding 2-oxoacid:acceptor oxidoreductase family protein, whose amino-acid sequence is MTLTEIRWHGRAGQGVITVSRLLAHSAISEGKHAQAFPEFGPERIGAPIAGFTRISEEPIRIHSRIYEPDIVVVLDPTVLKMVNTTEGLKPGGEYLVNVNPAEKFKVAVPKARTFTIDATRISLDVLGNARALNTIMLGALIKASKLVSMESIVNSLKERFSGPILEKNLILARRGFEEVEELQ
- a CDS encoding V-type ATPase 116kDa subunit family protein; this encodes MIVSVKKLTLITLSQNEERLLHSLGRLGVVHLRKLDETEFAGFKEATSEKVREYETLLERLHSLREKMNISLEELKGKPSDLDIAKVDLENVRAEVDRLENAAKALVDEIHDIRERLKSLSEIKPTLQALQSQGVNPGDLGDFKHIFTKAGVAKTNLMPLLRLRLKTRKDITFREASLSAKDTFLYVSGLMELKPWVEKLLATVEFKEFKLPDETPEKVDEALKWVEDESRTNEQRIQSLENQWNNLKREYVEKALTLEASIKYLLGLATAQSHLLRSRMMIILQGWVPEDRINELDMFLKGLNRELGGNVAYSYETPLPEEEVPTIMKNPKLFRAYETLTRQYGYPDPRESDPTVISTILWITMFGLMFPDFGQGLAILGLGVLFAYVIKKPLMGINTLRLGRLMIGLGASAAFFGLLAGEFFLMEIQPLWPGLMPAWVKYSANVIWLIKIAVFFGIAQIILGLTLSIRNHLRAGETLEALLGEKGLAGLITFLGIVLLAFHFLGINILPGVGFPELKLAVIRHWTIAVPIIGVIGIAVKPMLSGEGATMSLGVVIETLTSSFANMLSYARIAGFCIAHAAFALVVAELLHSNPALGIGLGLIFLNMFALTLELMVVMIQALRLLYYEFSTKFFKGTGIPYTPYRIKV
- a CDS encoding flavin reductase family protein; translation: MREIPLEGSVRLISPRLTVLVNTLDEKGELNASPYSWVFPLSFNPPIIGVAIGGKHKHTYVNAKRSGEFVLCVVSEDFGQQAVNCEEPHEPGERLWAKHGLHTASSVKVSVPRIAESRAVLECAVEGFLEPPGDHVILLGRVLHAEAVDGGLDAVRPLLHDLGEKFRAIGTEIALKRRR